The Aspergillus flavus chromosome 6, complete sequence nucleotide sequence TAGTGCCAGCTTCCAGTTCTTTATATAGGCGATGATGAACGCCGTCACGAACGTCGAAAGCCCGGTCAAGGCTAGGCCGACCTTTTCGGAGATACCGTCTTGAATCAGGTTCGTATCGGCGGTGATCCTCGTTGTGATCTCCCCAGCACCAAGAGTGTCGAAGAAGGCAATATTCTGCCTTAAGATAGCCTGGAAGTATTCCACCCGAATCTGCTGTACGACATGGTCGCCGGTATAAATGAAGCCGACGGTCGCTAGATAAATCGCGACGAACTCAGCAGCACCCAAGTATATGAAGTAGACCACATTCTCGGTCAGCTCGTGATGGAAGTGATCGTAAGTAATCCGATGGGTAGCGATGTCTTGAAAGGTCGACGTCAACCTGCCGAAGAGGACCTGTCATAACTACTTAGTCTTTGTGCTTAGAAGCCAGCGATTACTTTAAATCGAGGTAGCACTTACCGTGAAGAGAGGTAGTGCTGCACCGCCTGCGATCGCAGCAAGCGCACTGCCGAAGAGAATGGCGACATCCCATCGAGTCGCATATCGATAGATACCAAAAAAGCCGATTTGCGACACCGGCGTATGGAGCTGTCGATCGAGGACCTCTTCAGCGTGCGAGACAGAGTGACCCGTAGTCGTACTGCCCGTCCCAGGAGACTGCTTAGATTAATGGGTCAGTGGTAATGCTCTGATAGCGAGATGAGTGCATGGACTCCACCTTTGGGAGCGGCTTCATCAGTATATCCTTGTCGGACTTCATGGTGCGAATGGCTCCCAATCTTCACATCTGATGAAATGCCAGGCGGCCATTTCATTTCCAACATCAAACGTACTACCAGCGCAAGCGATCGTTACGCGGTTGCTTTGCGAGCGTGTCAAGAAACCTTAAGGTAATGCAGCAGCCTCTAGGGCTTTTTGCAGTCCTCCCCGCGTCTTCCACTCACACACGCACTTCTTAGCCACCCCACCACTATTACCAATCGACAGCCAATCTTGCAAAAGCTTTCCTGAATTGGGATAGTAAGGGGTCCAGGGTCAGAGTGCAATTCCTGACATTGTCTGTCGGGCTATCTCATCACATCATCCCCCGGGTGAGCCCTGAATGGGGTTCAAGTCCCGATATGGGATGGCAAGCTACGGGGTATCCTCAGGTGAACAGTGTCTTAATCTTGGGTTCGTCAGATAGATTGCGATTTTCCTTCCTTGCCACCGTAACCCCTTCGGATTCTCGTATAGGTAAGACATGCCACCAATTTTCTTGTTCGAAAGCCAGAATTTAGGTATGTGAACTGGCACGTGGAGCGTCCGGTGTTTCATCGCCCTACAAGTACCTTCCGTGAGCAACGTGGGGCCCATTATTCGGTATTATATGCCATCGTGCGCTCCCATGTTTCAGAGCATGCACAGATCACCCTCGGTAGAAACGTCGGGCGTTGGGGCTATGATCGACAGGAACCGGTAGTATAACCTGCTTGGTATTAAGGGAAATGAACTCAATTCCAGGGTAAACAAGTATAGTCATTTCGGCTCGGAGAATACACCAGTGCTGGAATTTGAGACTGTTTGAGTGTGTTGGGAAGCTCAACAGCCATGTCTCAAATTTGGGTTCGGTATTAGAGAACGTCCATTCCTGCCGTCCGAGGTCTGAAATATAGGGCGTTTGACTTAGTTCCCTTTAAGCTTTTCCAATTAAACTGGCGCGAAACATTAATCACAATTTAATCTTATCAGTGGGAACAAGTGCCGTGTACTAGGAAATTGGACAATGTATGGAAGTGAGAATAGCAATCATGGGACTTCGACTGCCCTAACGGAAGCACTCTCCTGGGTATACAATATATTTGACTTTACAACAAAACATTAGGCATAAGCCTGGACCCATGACAAACATAACAGAAACGCCAAGGAGATATAACAGAGTCAGGATATACGGTTAAGATATGACAGATCGAAAGACgaaaatagaaagagagagaaacagGGCGAAACATTCGAAACTTAGGCCTGCCGTCGTTGATGAAGTTTCACCTTCAGGTCCGGCAATTCCCAGAAAGCATAGCAGCGACTCTCTCGCTGCCAGTCCTTGACCGTTCCCACGTATTCAGCTTCATAGtccaaaaagaaaccagCTAGGGTTATTTGCATCATCTGCTTGGCAAAGTATTTTGCGATGCAGGCCCGACTACCCACCAGGAACGGCTGGACAGCCTCCTTTTTGTCCCTGGACCCGTGCTCTGTCCATCGCTCGGGAATAAACTCATAAGGTTCGTTGAAGTATTCAGGGTTGTGATGCAGCGCGAACAGTGATGTGCAGATCTCCGTCTGTGATAAATTAAATCCCGCCGGGCGTTAGTCGGGTCCACACCAGTACAGCGATCTGTCAGAAAACTTACCCCGGCCGGGATGTAGACCCCATCCACATAGGCTCCAGGTGAAACTCGCGGGCCCCCTAGTGGCACAGGAGGGTAGAGTCTCAAAGCCTCTGTGATGACGGCATTGAGGTACGGCAGCTGTTGAACAACGTCTCCTGAGATGTCTTCTGCCGAATGGAAGGCGCCCTGCAATTCACGGACCAACTTGGCGTGGGATTCGGGGTGGGTCAAAACGAAGAAGATAACGGCACACAATGCGTTTTGTGTGGTGTGAAATCCTGCCAACATGATGGCTGAGAAGTTTTCTGCAATCTCAGACTCCGGCAAGCCACTGGTCTCCGCTCTCTCCATTACTTCGACCATTATATCGCGGCGGGTGTGGGACGCTTTCAATTGTCTGTCATAGTGTAAGACATACGGGGACAGACCGGTAGTGTGGGGGCACTTACTCATGGATCAGCCGCATGCGGGCTTCTTCGCTACGAAGACGAATACCTTTGCGTAGAAAACGGCGCAGAAGCCATTTCATCACCGTTGGGACTCCTGATCCATCGAACTGATCTCTGATGGTGGCCCAGTAGAAGATGCGAGGCAACTGGGCGGTCCAAAAGTACGGCTTTCCTCGCTTCAAGCAGCCAAGGGGCTTTCCAAGTAGGACCTCAGAAACCGTATCAACGGAGTGGCAGTAGAGAAGCTCATTGAGAGATAGAATGGTCTTACTCTCCAATCTCGAGTTAATCACGTCGTGAAGCCGCAGGGTACATTCACGAACCACTCCAGCATGTGCTTCCATACTCCCTGGTGTCATTGAAGGACCAAAGAGCTTACGGACAGACGAATGATAGATGGGATCAGAGGCTGTGAAGATATTGCGCCGTGAGATACTCTTGTAGAAGCCGGTTTTGAGAAATGCAGAGCCCTTGCCAGTACCAGAGCCGTAGATGTTACGCAAAGCTTTGATCGTGTTTGTCGTCGCTTGGCCGGGGGCGAATCGAGCAATTTTACCTGTAAAGCAATTAGCGTGGAGTCGAAGGCCGCATAGCCCTGTCTCTTACCATACGACTCATGCAGTGCATGGAAATGATGTGCACTCCGTCCCGATATGAAAGCTAACTTGGTTGCGATCTGTATATATTAGCATCAAATCCTTCGGATTCCCTCATTTGCTCTGGGAAGGTGACATACACCGCAGCAGAAAATATCAAGGAAGGGCCCCTGAACGCCCTTGATGGTTGGCCCCTTTGGCTGGACCTGCACAAAGAGAATAACGAGAAAAATGAACTACACAAGTCAGTCACACTGTAGACAGTTGTCACGAATTCATGGACCTCAACATACAAGCACGACCACCAGGGTCGGGTAGGATATCATCGCAGGGGAGTAGCCCTCGGGCATTTGCCCAGAAGGCAGATACAAAGCAACAAACACCATTTTGAGGTCTCTAGCCAACGAGTGAAATTGTAGGATATTTGATATGCACAAGCTACTACTAGCCTTTGCGCGAACGAGAGACTTGGTCGGAAGACTTGGAGAACATGGGACCTACGTGAAGGTGATATAGCGTCCTTATCTATCCCACAACAATATACAAATCCCCAGTACCCAGAGCCGGTTAATTAGCTTTACGATCTATACGAGctggtctttttttttttttttattttttttttattttattttttcaagtttttgcttttcttttgtgaTTAACTTGTTGCCCCTAGGCTGATAAAGTTTAGCTAGATGCGCTCGAATCAACTCGAGGATCATCATACGATTTGAAATCATACTATGTTCCAAGGGACTGAGTCTCACCAGAAAGATCTAGTTCAAGCTTGATTCTTGGCAGGGAATCCCGATGTTTGGGCTGGTGGACTCAGAAACCAGAAGGAAGTTTAGGGCCCAAATTTGGTGTTCCGGACATAGCGATCGACGTCAAGTAGCCCTGACCTTAGTTTTGAGTCAATTCGACCTGGGACTTGGCAATCAACCCTAATCTCAAACAACGTTTTGGATTTCCCCTGTATGTGttaagaatttattatatatgaTCATCTGTCTCAGGGTCGTATGTCTTCTCTCCTGTAACCCGGGGTTGATTCCTCATGTATTATCTGGAAACCCTGACTTACCTTCTACACTCGTTGTCTTTCCCTCATGATGGCTAGTAATCAGCGCACAAGTGTGCTGTTTCTCGCAAATAGCGAGCATGGCCAAACAAACATTATTCTGGCGATCACGCACGAGCTGCTGGTGCGAGGAGATGTGGATGTGCATATTGGCTCTTTCCCTGCCCTTGAGCGACGCATTGATAAGCTCTTGGCTGACAATGCCTCCGCGTATGATGGTTCATTCCGGTCGCGGATTCACTTCCATCCTATTAGAGGACCTTCAAATACAGATGTCTTTATCCGCACTGGGAAGCGAGGCGCTTTCCATCCTCCTGGGTACCATGGAGCGGTACTTGGGTTCCAGTCTCTGTGCGAAGACATCTGGGGTTGGACGGAAGAGGAATACGTAGATATCTACAACTGCTGCGTGGAGATCATCAAGACCGTTCAGCCGTCAGTCATCGCGgccgacttcttcttcctacaAGGCAGAGATGCTGCGTATAACACGGGGTACACGGCGATTTTGATCAATACTACGTCGCTCACTCATATTGTTCTTGGATTGCAGTCACAATCCGCTGCGTTGTGGAAATATCCCTTGTGAGTAATGCCCTTAATACCCCAGAAGCTGCAGCCACTGACTACCAACCAGGCCGGGAACAGGATTTCCATACCCTCTTCCATGGCATTTAGTTCCACTCAACGCTCTTGCTGTGGTCAAAACAGCTAAGATGTACCATGGAAGTGGGCGGCGACGTGAGATTCGCGAGTGGAGGATTCGGCACAAGATCCACGGTCGGTTTCCGTTTGCTGATGCCTGGAGGCCCGATCGGTTCCATCTTTCCCCAGCGTTAAAAGAGCTGGACTGGCCTATGGATGTGCCCGATAATATTCTTCCTTGTGGACCGATTTTACTCCCCACGGCTTCGGTTCATAAACAGGACCCCGAATTGGCAAGTTGGCTGCAGAGAGCGCCGACTATCTTGGTCAATCTTGGGACGCTCTATGCGCCCGACCCTAAGGTTGCCGAGAATATTGCGTCAGGCctcaagctcttcatagATGCTTGGAAAGgggagaagatccagatTCTGTGGAAGCTTCCTAAACACCCGcatgatgagaatgatgTATACAGCCGGTCCATCGAGCCGCTGAGACAGGAGACTGAAACCGATCGCGTTCGGATCCATCCATGGTTCTCCGTTGAGCCCATGGCCATGCTTCAAACGGGGCAGATTGTCTGCTCCGTTCACCACGGTGGAGCGAACTCGTGGTACGAGGCTATCCAGTGAGTCCTCCTTCACTTACTTATCAGACACGGTAGCAGCTGACAGGTATAGGAATGGCGTCCCCCATGTGGTTCTACCAGCCTGGCAGGATTGCTATGAGAACGCTGCGCGAGCGGAGTGGCTTGGAATTGGGGTGTACGGCAACAAAACCCGAGCTCCGAATATCAATGATCGAGAGTTAAGTAAAGCACTCTTGAAGGTCATGAGCGATCGCtcatataaagaaaaagctcTTGACCTTGCCAAACTATgtcagaagaaagaaggacgTGTGGCAGCTGCGGAAAAGATTGTCGAGCTGGCGCGCAACCCGGACTTGATGGCCATGCACATTCCGGATATGAAGATCGGTGATTCTCAATGTCAGCTCAGTGAAATCCGAAACCGTTCAGGAATGACTCTCCAGTCGGTTCAGTTGCCTCCGCCGGAAGTCAAGCCAACAGCTAAGTACATCTCCCTAACCGTAACACCATTGCTGTCCATTCCGGTTGTAACTGACCCATGAGCGATAGGCCCTTTCTCAATGACCTTGCAGAGGCAGTGCTGATGACTGCACTTTGTAACACTTGGTCCATCCTACCTTTGCTTGGATATTCACTTCTACTGGTGCCTCGTTTGCGATTCCTGGTTCTGGTTTACCTCATCTATATCAAGTATATTGCTAAAGCACACGAAAAGGGGACACTTTCTCTGCGGAACGATAGCTTCCGGACTTCATGGATCTGGAAGACATATGCATCCTACTTTCTCCTGCGACTCTATCGTTCGGCATCTCTTTCACCGCAAAAGAAGTATATCTTCGGCTACCATCCCCATGGTGTCGCTATTCGAGGAGCTGTGGGCGCATTCGCCGCAGACGTGGCCGGATTCTCCCAACTCTTCCCCGGGATTACCAATACCCTTTTGATGAAGGATAGTGTGTTCTACCAACCACTGCTTCGAGAATATCTTCTATCTGCTGGGCTCAGCGGCGTCTCCCGAAAATCATGCATCAGGCATCTAACACGGGGAGGTCATGACGGTCGGGGAATGGGCCGTGCCATTACCATTACTGTGGGAGGGAGTCGTGAATACAACGTCGCTCGACCGGGCACCATGGAGGTCGTGATCAAAATCCGCAAGGGTTTTATCCGAGTCGCCGTGGAAACTGGCGCCGACATCGTGCCGGTGGTCGCCTTTGGGGAGAACGAGATCTTCGACCGCGTGGACGTCACATCCAGATCTGTGCTCAGCATCGCTGCGCGGGTGTGGGAATGGTTTGTTGGCCACAAAGTGGCATTCTCCATTGGCCGGTTTAACATCTTCTGCCCTTATCGTAAGCCGTTGAATGTGGTCGTGGGCAATCCCATCCCTGTCACTCAACAACGATGGGACCCCGATGAGAAATATATCGATCAGTTACACCAGCAATACATGAGAGAGTTAGAGAGGCTATGGGATAGTTGGAAGGACACCTTTGGGACTGATAAATCCGTGAAGTTTGAGGTGGTGGAATAATTCTGTTTTGGCCTGAATCATAGTCTCTCACTACGCTAGGAcattttctcttccagtcATGCAGCACATGGGAAATTACCATTCTGCCTTGAAGCCTTTTTAAGCCTATTAAAGCTTGACCTAATAATACATTAGCTCCATGACCAGGAGTTGTTATTGGCTGAAGCGTAAGCGTCGAAAAAGCAGACTGGGGCCGTGGGGCGCGTTAGGATTCTTCCCACCACTTAGGGTTGTGATTTCCGACTCTTCAGAGTCCCTTGTTGGGCTGTAATCTTCAAGGTTTCAGACGTACAGTGCTAAGCGAGCCTAGGAATGCAATAAACTAATTTTACTGGCGTGGCGGAGTCAATACGCTTTGGATTAAGGTGTGAGGAATCCATCAATACGAATTTATAACCAACATAGCCTCAAATAAAGTCAAGATACCGCTTTGGCCCCCACGTCAGCCTCAAAAATGACCAACACAACAACAAGCGCTAGgatcctttttctttaccCTTTTGCTCACGCGTCGAGACGTTGGGCTCGCTGGGCTCTTGCAATAAATTCAAGATGGGGCCCCGGGATCATACCTTCGTCCGCGTATACACTTCCCTCATCTACACCTCCACTGAGCTATTCACCTTTCCATGGCGAAAACAGAACGCAAGACGCCGATCGAGGGCGCTTCGATTCCATTAGGCAGTTCCCCAAGTGACGATGGTGCTTCGTCTTCAAGGCATACAAACCATGCGGTGTTAATTACCTGGAGTTCTTTTGTGGTCACGATCCCCATCCTCGCATTAACGGTGGCATTCCTGGTGCTAGTATTCAAGTATCGTGTGAGCCATGGAGATGCTCCGTTCGAGAGCCTCCGCACCTCGGATGCGAAGGATGAAGGCAGCGCGCTTTTTGTCAATATGAATTCCAGTATCCTCCTGTTTTTAGCTTCCTGGGCGAGCTCTGTGGCGACGATGCTGTCTGGGTTCATGTTAACCCTCGCCTCGTTTCCCATAGCACGCCGATtcttccaggatatccagaGTTCTCGTGTGACTCGCCTGCCAACCCCATATCAGTTGGCACTGACCTTGAAGTTTCTGGATGGAAGCACTCTTGGTGCGATCTGGAGTTGGATCGTCTATCTCGTttcatggagaaagaagcgtGCACCGCTGACACCTCCCTTGACCGCTGCTTCATCGATTGCATTACTCGCAACTCTGCTTGGGTAAGTCCTTCTCACCTGCTGAAGGTTGCTGGAGATGTACTGACACCCGGAGAGGCTGCTCGTTGCCCTAGGAGACACCTGGCTGCATcttaccaccaccaccgtggAATTCACTCAAGTTGTGCCGGTCACGAACCAGACAAACTATGGTTTTGGACTTATACCCGAATGTTTGACGAGCAACAACTCGGTGGCAGCGCAGCGCGGAGAGCAGATCTTATGTAGTGTTTCACTAGCGGTTACCGGCAGCTTCCTGAGAAACGGAACGACCTCACTCGGGGTGCTGAACGACATGTCCGACCAGGCGACCGTCTCGACATATACCGACCCCCAGGCGAACAAGTACACCTTCCTGCAAGCACCGGAAGGGGCATCACTGTCCAACCGAGACTATACCGCGAAGACCTACGGAGCGCGAACACAATGTGAACTGATATCGACCAAGTGTAAATTGCAAAACAACGCTTCAATCGTCACTTACAACTGCTCCAGTGATTTCGCTGGAAGTTTCACTCAGAGTGGCTTGAAAACGGCATTCTTCACCAACGATAGCATGGCCGAAGACATGAGCCAGAGTATGTACAACAAGGGTGTGGGCAACCCATACTACTTTGCGGCGGCCGACATCATGAGTCTAGCCGGCGGGGATGCGCCGAACTCAACCGAGTTTGTCAAGAGTCTTCACGGTCCATATGCGTTCATTTTGGGTTGTAACACGACAATCTACGACATTGAGTACGATCGAGTGAACAACTCCATCACTCGTTTTGTGCCGACTATTAGCAACACCTCTGCCAGCAACGTCTGGCAAACGAGCATTTCCCACCTGAACAACTGGTATCCCACGATCGAGCAGACGGCGGGAGCAGCCATTTTGAGTGGCTCGGCGCAGGTATTTGTCGACAAGATCGCCGAGGCCTTTAGTAAAGTCACTATCGCTCTAGGAGCCGACGCGGTCGATGCACGACCAGCACTCGCGGCACAGGATCGAGAGTCATTCCTCGTGGCGCGGCTCCCAAAAGCTCCGCTCATCACCTTGGTCGCAGTCTGTTTCCTATATGTGCTCTGTGGTTTGATTTTCGCTGTCCTCGCCATGGTGGCTGTTCGACATAAAATCCCTGATATCCAAGCCCGAATGAGCCTCGCGGGCGTGGTTGCAGATCGATTTGGGGATTCGTCGTCATGGAATAAGAACACGACCGTGGACGAGATGTTCGAAGAGTATTCTGGCAAGTCGGAGAAACGGGTTGCTATTGAATCACCGGATCTTCAGGGGGCGCCTCGATTCACAACCTGGACAGTGGAATCGACTGTTGTTCATTAATTGGcgattaaatagatattccCTTAGGATTGGACTAATCCATGGGTGCATAGCTAGCTGAGGCTTCAAGAATACATAATGTTTATCTTGCATTGTTTCTTTTATACCCCTTCGCCTATGGGCCTCGGTGTCCTCTGATATATGTACTGGCATCAAGCAGCCACACCATACGCACAAGCACGGTAACCATTCTGCTATACCAACAAGTAGATACAGGTAGTTCACCACCAGGACACCCACCATGTCTTGGCAAGATCCTCCTTGAAACGGCCATCTTCTATGTCAATGAGTGATAGAATTTACGTGCCATGGGTCAAATTTGAGCACGGTGGCAACAGGATGAAGATCCTTTCCTGATAGAAATGACGTGGTATTCCCAGAGTCTCCGATAAGGTTAAACTGGATCCCCAGTTTCTCTGGTCCAGCGACCCCAGGATCCAGTCTGCGTCCTCCCCATGGAGTGGCCGAACGTGCCTGCAGTACGGAGGAAGCATGCAACCTTTTGCCAAGCTGTCAAAAAgtcaaaggaaaggaaaggaagtcTCTGCCCTTTCGAATCCTTCCGATGACAGCCGCAGTCCTAGCCGGACCCTAGTCAGGTCGTATCATTTAAATTCAAATTTCAGGGGCCAAGTTTAGTCGGACGCCAAGACAGACGCGTTCATTTCGGAGCTTCAGCTTAAGTCCGGAGAACAAAATCTTTTGTCTCAAATTTTCCATCGTGCTCGTCGATGGCTCTTGCTGTCGCTGTATGTCGGTAGCGGTCTAACAGGGGTTTCCCGGCAGTGAGCATCATGCCCTGATGTCTGTCAGTTCAAAGACCAGTCACTATGATCCCTTTCGCGGCGAGTCCAGTCGCGAGATTGCTCTGGAATGTGTCGTGGCGACGTTCATCGCCATCGCATGGTGTAATTCTATCGAACTTGTCGTCCTGTGTTTCACAACCTTTAAACGATATGCGGGATGCTATTTTTGGAGCCTGATCATAGCCTCTGTCAGCATCATTCCCTTTGCACTGGGCTATGCGCTGCtcatttttaaaatcttcCCCAGTTATTTCTCGGTCGCACTCGAGGTTGTAGGCTGGTGGGGCATGGTCACCGGCCAATCCATGGTCCTCTGGTCTCGCCTGCATCTCGTCGTCCACAGTCGCAAGATACTGAGATGGACACTGATCATGATCATGGTGGACGCCATTCTGTTTCATGTCCCGGCATCGGTCCTTGAGTTCGGCGCTCATTCCAACCACCAAGACCAGTTCAATCCGGCctttgatatcttcgaaCGGATTCAACTAGTGGCCTTCTCGGTGCAAGAGATCGTCCTATCGGTCATTTATGCGTGGGCCGCAGTCGAAATGCTGAAACTTCTGCCCCGGGGCCATTATAAAGGCATCCTGATCCATCTCCTGGTTATCAATTTCGTTATGATTAGTATGGACGCGGTGGTAGTGGGCATGCAATATGCCGGCTTCTTTCGCCTCCACGTATCCCTGAAAGCGATGTTTTACAGTGTGAAGCTGAAGATGGAGTATGCCATCCTGGGAAAATTGGTTCATGTCGCCGCCGTTCCGGTGCATCCTTTATCAAGCTACACTCCGACCGACAGAGCCAGTTCTGTGTCGCACATATGAAGCTGCGGATGTGGATGTTTCCTATGTAGCATTGGTTTGGCGATGTATCAGTTACCATCGTGACTAATGACGGAGCTCTTCGCATGAATCTGCTGCAACGCCTTCAGAGATGCAGCtcatgttgatgttgatgaaaaTCAATGATCCGCTACCCATGGAGTGGATGGGTACTCCGTGTGAAAGTCCATTTAGTATCACGATGCTTATCGTGCGGTCCGGGGCGAAGATATGAGCATGTCGGCTCTGGATTAACTGCGAGTAAGTGAAAAATTTCCTGCTCAAGTATGAGCGAAGAACTCCGGTTGAGTGTGGTGGCGAAGTTAGGGAATTTTCCTGGAGGCCAATGTGATATTGGCCTTTTTCCTGTGCCTAGAAAATACCATTGGTAGCATGGGATACTGCTGCATGGTACCAATGTCGCAATGCCCATAAGAAGCACCCTGTAACGAAGTTAGTCTGATATGCCTGATATTGACGTAGGAAAGGATATgtgtatatacatacttGCCTCCGTGCTGTCTAGGCCTATATAGAATAAACAGACATCTATCCTTGAGACACAACGGTTAGGGCGAAAAAGATTCACAATCGACGGAGCCAAAAGTTGTATATGTAAGAGGTTGCATATCGTGGCTCGGTCCACAGATAAGACTCTCCATCTCCCTAGACGGTAAAGACTCATACACAATAGAATTGCGATGATGGAAAATAATGTCGTACTATAAGCTTGCCTCTTGAAGAAAGCCGCTGTGAAACGAGATTAAGGTTCTGATGCTGACAGGGAAGCTCCGGAAGGGAATACATGACACTCAACTGCGGGCTGTACCGTCCTATGGAAAGTATTCGGAAGTCCGGAGCTGCCCTCGTCGGTGCAGAATGAGACCGGCAGTCTAGTGAAAAAGCCGGCTTATGGCCCCAAAAGTGGGCTACATCGCTAGACTGAGAAACTAGTTTAGTACTGTCTGAGACTCATCTTACTCCCCCACAAGTAATCCGAGTAAACCGACAATCAGGTTCATTAGCTGTAGTACTTGCTGCTGGGAGTGACCAGGAGGCGTTTAAGCAGAAAGAGCAACCTATGGTGCTTCAGCACTGCAGGAAAGCTTGGATATTGCACAGCTAACACGTGGGAGGTGGCCAGAGCGTGCATGTTAATGTCTATATATGCGACGAGCTAGAATTGGCGGCATAATCGTGCAGGAAGCAGCATTAATTAACATGACATGAGGACTGGAGAGCTAAGACAAATAGTTGAGCAGCCAGTCTCATCCTGCCGGATGTTGCTCCCCGTGTCAAGTCCAGTTAGGAGTGAGTATCGCATTGAAATACGAGTCAAGACCTTTGTGACATCGTCAGAATAGACAAGATAGTGCTTGATGCTCCTcgctaatctatataatttattgTCGCTATGATTAGCATCGCCGAAACCCCATTATCCGAGCGCCGTGAGTTATCATGACAGTTACCATTGGGCTGGATGAATCCGTGCAGGAGACAATGACTGATCTCAACGCAGCATAACCGAAAGGCATCTGGTATCTACCGGTTCAAAAGTACGGTTTGCCTCGAGTCGCTATCCTCCTTGTTCCGGAAGCGCTCCACAGTTACTGAACGTCTTATACGATAATATCTGCCCCACACAAATGCAACATTTCCCCACCCCTTC carries:
- a CDS encoding putative cytochrome P450 monooxygenase, coding for MVFVALYLPSGQMPEGYSPAMISYPTLVVVLVHEFVTTVYSFIFLVILFVQVQPKGPTIKGVQGPFLDIFCCGIATKLAFISGRSAHHFHALHESYGKIARFAPGQATTNTIKALRNIYGSGTGKGSAFLKTGFYKSISRRNIFTASDPIYHSSVRKLFGPSMTPGSMEAHAGVVRECTLRLHDVINSRLESKTILSLNELLYCHSVDTVSEVLLGKPLGCLKRGKPYFWTAQLPRIFYWATIRDQFDGSGVPTVMKWLLRRFLRKGIRLRSEEARMRLIHEQLKASHTRRDIMVEVMERAETSGLPESEIAENFSAIMLAGFHTTQNALCAVIFFVLTHPESHAKLVRELQGAFHSAEDISGDVVQQLPYLNAVITEALRLYPPVPLGGPRVSPGAYVDGVYIPAGTEICTSLFALHHNPEYFNEPYEFIPERWTEHGSRDKKEAVQPFLVGSRACIAKYFAKQMMQITLAGFFLDYEAEYVGTVKDWQRESRCYAFWELPDLKVKLHQRRQA
- a CDS encoding diacylglycerol acyltransferase family → MMASNQRTSVLFLANSEHGQTNIILAITHELLVRGDVDVHIGSFPALERRIDKLLADNASAYDGSFRSRIHFHPIRGPSNTDVFIRTGKRGAFHPPGYHGAVLGFQSLCEDIWGWTEEEYVDIYNCCVEIIKTVQPSVIAADFFFLQGRDAAYNTGYTAILINTTSLTHIVLGLQSQSAALWKYPLPGTGFPYPLPWHLVPLNALAVVKTAKMYHGSGRRREIREWRIRHKIHGRFPFADAWRPDRFHLSPALKELDWPMDVPDNILPCGPILLPTASVHKQDPELASWLQRAPTILVNLGTLYAPDPKVAENIASGLKLFIDAWKGEKIQILWKLPKHPHDENDVYSRSIEPLRQETETDRVRIHPWFSVEPMAMLQTGQIVCSVHHGGANSWYEAIQNGVPHVVLPAWQDCYENAARAEWLGIGVYGNKTRAPNINDRELSKALLKVMSDRSYKEKALDLAKLCQKKEGRVAAAEKIVELARNPDLMAMHIPDMKIGDSQCQLSEIRNRSGMTLQSVQLPPPEVKPTAKPFLNDLAEAVLMTALCNTWSILPLLGYSLLLVPRLRFLVLVYLIYIKYIAKAHEKGTLSLRNDSFRTSWIWKTYASYFLLRLYRSASLSPQKKYIFGYHPHGVAIRGAVGAFAADVAGFSQLFPGITNTLLMKDSVFYQPLLREYLLSAGLSGVSRKSCIRHLTRGGHDGRGMGRAITITVGGSREYNVARPGTMEVVIKIRKGFIRVAVETGADIVPVVAFGENEIFDRVDVTSRSVLSIAARVWEWFVGHKVAFSIGRFNIFCPYRKPLNVVVGNPIPVTQQRWDPDEKYIDQLHQQYMRELERLWDSWKDTFGTDKSVKFEVVE